The following nucleotide sequence is from Roseivirga sp. BDSF3-8.
AAGGCCTGATAAGCCAGTGCCCGGTATTCCGCAGCATTCTGATGATACAGTACCGCCAGCGAGGAGTTTTCACGAATATTATCTGTGCTGAAAGCAGAAGGGGCCGGTTGCTCCACACTATCTGCAGGAGCGTCTTGCTGATTTTGACATGATGCCGTCCACAGGCATCCCAGGAGCAGTGCCGGGGCTAAAGTCTTATACGTCATAGATAATAGCGTTCACATTTTCTGCAAAGCTATCAATTTTATCTAACCCGATACGCCCGAGGCCTCCCGCATCGCTACCTCGTTGTGCAGGAAGCTGCCTATCTCATTCATCACACGGGCCTTTTCCGTATCATGGTGCAGTTCATGGCGGCCATTTTCGATAAGGATAAACTTCACCATATCAGGGTATTTTTTCACAAACTCCGCAGTGGCATGATAGTCCGTGATCTGGTCCTCCTTACCATGCACTACCAGCATGGGTATATTGATCCTGCTTTCAGACTTCAGTACCTGCAGGCCGTTTTTAAAGGCCAGAGAAAAGAGCCGCGCACTTATCCGGTTATGTACAAGCGGATCATCCTCATAGCGCTGCATTTCCTCCTCTTCCTTGGATATCCACTGGGATTCCAGTTCATTACTCAGCGTGAGCGATGGGATAAACTGCTGTGTGAATTGCGCCAGCTTAAGCTTCCATGCCGGAGGCTCGAAAGCCAGCCTGAACCAGGGGCTGCTTATGATGGCTCCCGTAAGCTCTTTTGAGGGATGTTGCTGAAGAAAGTTTGCGACGATACCTCCGCCAAAGCTATGGCCATAGAGAAACAGAGGGGCATCAAGGTAAGCCAGGCGGGCCTCCTTCAATAGTACCTCCACGTCTTCCAGCAGAGCCTGGTAGCTATCTATATGGCCCCGTTTGCCACCCGAGTTGCCATGGCCATGCAGGTCTATGGCAAATACGGATATGCCGGATTCGTTAAGATAGGCTGCCAGTTCGGTATAGCGCCCGCTATGGTCTCCTAGTCCGTGAACAATACAAAGGACCGCTTTGACAGGTCCTACTGGGTCCCAGCGCCGCACATAGAGAGGCGTGCCGTCAGGACCCGACAGGCTGATAGTTTCTGGTTCGGACATAATGTGGACTGCAATAATTGTGGGACAATGTAGTAATTTTGGAAACTATATGAAAATACCCCGTTTCTCAGCCGTCTGTATCGCTCATGAATGATTAATTCTGTGCAGGCTCCCGGCTTTTTTGAGGTAGGGGCAAAGCTTCATATATTGCCCTGATTTTCGTGAAGACGATTTGATTTAAACACCTGCTGTTTTGAAGAAATTTTTGCTTGCCCTGCTTCTGCTGATCATCATAGGAGCCGGAGGGTATCACTATTACACTAACTACGTAGACCGTGAACCGCCCAATGTGTGGAATATAGTGCCTGCGTCCGCCGTGATGGTATACGAAAGCCCGCGTGTGGTACAAGACTGGAACGAATTCTCCAACAGCACCTTGTGGCAGTTACTGAAAGGCACCTCAGCCTTTGCCGATGTGGAGCAGGACCTGGCTATGCTGGATAGCCTGGCCGGAGGCGATGGCCGGCTGGACAGACTTACTACCGGTAAGCCATTCCTCATCAGCGCTCATGTGACCGGTAAGGATAAGTTTGGCTTCCTGTATCTATTCCACCTTGATAACCTCAAGGAATACGGAGGGCTAAAAGATATGATGAAGCCTTATATGGAAAGCGATTCTTATAAAAAAAGAGAGCGCACCTATGAAGGCATTACTATAAAAGAGGTAGTAGACCCGGCCACCGGGCGTACCTTCACCTATTTTTATGAAGACAGGTATTTCGCATGCAGTTTTACCCCTTTCCTGGTGGAAGATGTCATTCGCACCATTAAAAACGAAGGGCAGGACAACTTTCAGGTGCGAAACCCGGCCCTGCGACAGCTTTCCGGCTCTGATGATGACCTGGGCAACCTTTTTGTAGACCTTGACGCCCTTTCCCCCCTGTTCAAGACAGTGGCCGCCCCCTCCACCCATTCCCAGCTAAGCATACTTACCGGCCTGGGCGACGGTGCTTTGCTCGATATCCGGACCCGCGACGGATACTTGCTCATGGATGGGTTTAGTGTGACAGAGAGTGGCCGTAATGCCTACCTGGACCTTTTCCAAAATCAAAAAGCCCATGAGATAGGCATGAGCCGGTTTATCAGTGACCGTACCGCCCTGCTTTATCACCTGGGCATAGACGATGCAGGTACCTGGAGGACCAACCTTAAAGAGCTATATACCAAAGGCCGGCGCAAAGAGCTGAAAAGCAACGAGGTGAATGAAGCTGATGTAGAGCAACTCATGGGGTATGCCGGAAGTGAGGCCGCTCTGGCCGTGCTGGAGTCTGTGGATAAAGATAACCCCGACCGTATCGCCTACCTGTCTGCCCGGGATATGGGAGGGATGTATAATGCCCTCAATAATCTGGCTGAAAAAGTGCATAAGAGCGAAGACTCACTCTATGCAGAACCTTACGGGGAACGGACCATCCGCCAACTGGAAGTATCGGGATTCCCCAGGCTACTACTAGGCGATGTATTTGAAGGATTTGATCAATGCTTTTATACCACCATTGATAACTACATTGTTTTTGGCAACCACATTCAGGTATTGAAAAACCTGCTCACAGACATGGAGACCGAAAACACCTGGGGGCAAAGCATCCGGCAGACCCGCTTTCTGGAAAAGTCTATGCGCGAGGCTAACCTCACCGTTATGGTAAACACCCCCCGCGCCTGGTCCCTTCTGCAGTCACGGCTAAGGCCGGAGTGGGTCAAAACCCTCAATAAGGACCTCAATATCTGGCGGCTTGTGGATAATATGGCTGTTCAGTTCAGACACCTGGACGGCAAGTACTACACCACCGTCCTTATCGATCATAGAAAAGACATACCTGCCCGTGAACGCATAGCCCGGTACGAGCTAAGCCAGGAAGCCACAGCAGGTGCACGGCTGGTGACCAGTCCCCACGTAGTGCGCAGTCATATGACCAACGGCCGCGAAGTGCTGGTACAGGATAGCAGCTTTGCCCTCCACCTCATCGGGGCAGATGGCAACCTGCAGTGGACCGACTCCCTGGGCATGGCCATGAAGACACCCGCTGAAGCCATCGACTACTTTAATAATGGCCGTTTTCAATACTTTTTTGCCACCGACTCCGCTTTACACATAATCGACAGGAGCGGCAATAGAACCGGCCGGTATCCCGTACAGATGCCTGAGAGTGTGCAGATTGCCCATGCCTCAGTAGTGGATTACGACCGTAGCAAGCGCTACCGCTTCATGATTGGCGCAGCTGATGGAGATATTTACCTGTTTGACAAAGAAGGGAATATACTCGAAGGCTGGGGGCCACGCGAAACAGGTAACAGACTCAGTCAGCCGCCTAACCACCTCAGGGTAAGGGGTAAGGACGTAATGTACGCCATTCGTCAGGATGGTGTGGTGCATATCATGAACAGGAGAGGGGAGAACTTTCCCGGCTTTCCGCTCGACCTCCAGGGCAAAATAGAGACTCCGGTGTTCATTGAGATCGGTGCTTCCGTGGCATCTACCTACATGACAGCCATCACCAGAGAAGGCGCCCGCATCAGGTTCAACCTCAAAGGAGAGATCACAAAGCGCTCCCAGTTATATAAGCCTTCCCCGGCCACCAGGTTCCATCTGGTGCCCGATGCTACCGGCCGAACCTTCATTATTGCGAGGCAGGATGGTAACCGGCTCAGTATTCTGGACCGTGAAGGAGGGATGATCTTTGAGAAAGACTACGTAACCAGCCCGGACCTGAAAGTGCAGTACTACTACTTCGGTAGCGGAAATGAATTGTTTGCCATCACCGATACAGAGCAGGAGTTTACCTACCTGTACGACAGGCAAGGCAATCTTATTAATTATCAACCTCTTGAGAGTAGCCACATGGTCTCCATCATGTACCATGAGGCAGAACAACGCTACGACGTTTACGCTACTTACGAAGATACCTTCCGGATGTATTCCTTTGAGGCCAGGTGATACGCCTGGCCACGGTTCCCAATTTCCGGAGGGAATCTTATCTTTGTGAAAAAATTGGCCTGATACCGACATGATAACCCTGTTACCCCGCGCTACATCCGGCGTACTCACCAGAGCCCTTATCGTCTTTATGACCCTGATAGTGCCCCTGCAGGCACTGGCCTTCAGGCAATCCGGCGACGAGGAAAATAAGCCGGAAGCCAGGCTCCAGACCCCGTATCATACCATTAAGACACACCTTGATAACCTCCAGGAAGACGCCTACCACCCCGAAGTGGCAGCAGAAGTTTTTATTCAGGCAGATTCAGTCAACAGAACCGAAAAAGAGGCCATAGCACTTGCCGTTAAGTTAAAGCATATCCTTGACGGCTCAGGTACCTATATCGACACCGAAACCATACCTAAGAGCCCCGATTACCGCGACACCCTCAGCAACCAGAACCGCTACTACCTTACCGATAAGTTCCCCGATATCTACCTGCAGCGCTATGACAACCTGTGGCTCTTTTCTGAGTTTACCGCCAGGCGCATAGATAAGATTCACGAAGAAGTTTACCCCTTTGGTACCGCTGCCCTGCTCAGCCTGCTACCCAGGCTTGGGCACAAGCGGATTATGGGGCTTCACCTGTGGCAGCACATAGGTATCCTCATCCTCGTGCTGCTCAGCTTCATCATACATAAGCTCCTCACACTCTTCTTTGAACGCGTCATAGTGGGGCTCATGCACAGGTTCGGCTATAAGCGCATCGCCAGTAAGTACATATTACCAGTAGCCAAGCCCCTCAGCTTTCTCGTAATATTTCTGCTTCTACGGCTCTTTATCCCGCTCCTACTTCTGCCACCCATAGCCGGTCAGTACGTTATACTCGTGCTTGGGGCCGCCCTTCCTTTATTTGGCACCCTCGTCTTCTACCACCTGGTAGACGTATTCGGGGCCTACCTGGAAAAAGTAGCCGACCGAACAGAAAGTACCCTGGACGACCAGCTCGTTCCCCTGGTGCGTAAGGCGTTAAAAGCCTTCGTCATTATCATCGGCGGGCTGTTTATTCTGCAAAACCTGAATTTTGATGTCACCGCCCTCATAGCCGGTATTTCCATCGGTGGTCTGGCCTTCGCCCTGGCTGCCCAGGAAACCATCAAGAACTTCTTTGGCTCCCTCATGATATTTGTGGATAAGCCCTTTCAGATAGGCGACTGGATCACCAGTGGTGGCGAGATAGACGGCACGGTAGAGGAGGTAGGATTCCGCTCCACACGTATCCGCACCTTCCGCAACAGTGTCACTTCAGTGCCGAACGGAAAGCTCGCCGACATGACCATAGATAACCATGGGCTGCGCGTTTACCGCCGCTTCTACACCCGCCTGAACATCACTTACGATACGCCTCCGGAGGTGCTGCAGGCATTTATAGATGGCCTCAAAAAAGTAGTCATCGACCACCCCGATACCCGTAAGGACTTCTTTGAGATTCACTTTAATGAACTCGGCGCTACTTCCCTGGAGATCATGTTCTACATATTCTTTGCGGTACCCACCTGGTCCGAAGAGCTCATTTGCCGGCACCAGATACTGATGGAGATAGTAAAGCTTGCCGAAACCCTCGGGGTACGCTTCGCCTTCCCTACGCAAACACTGCACATAGAAAACCTGCCGGGACAGAAAAGCCTCACCCCCGAGTATACAGAAACCGGGGAGCAGCTTCGCACCCGGCTGGAAGAGTACCTCAAAGCGAGGGAGAGCCAGGTCGGCAGAGATCAGTAAAGAGCCAGTGAGATGAGCGTTTCCATTAACAAGGCAAAACTCAGCAGGGTGGTATACGCAAAGGCCAGAAAGCCCAGCTTAAAGAATGTCTTCAGTATTCCCTGGCGGTACACTTTGTAGAAGGACATAAACAGGTAAGCCAGCAGGGCAATGATCAATAAGGGCACCAGAAGTTGCTTCAGAAAGCTTGTCCATATCACCACCACTATTAGCAGAAGCGCCAGGTACAGAAAGGAGTGTATATGTATAGCGTGCACCAGGTGATGAATGTACAGGTTGTCCCGCCGCATATACAGCACCTTTAGCATCAGTGCGAACACCGGCATAAGGATAAACATCATGATCGGCAGGTTTTTCATGATGGCAGCCAATACCTGTTTGCCCTCCGCACGGTTCAGCCGGATTGCCTGCTTGCCCAGCCAGTACTCTGTGGTTCCCTGTTTTGCGCCCGCCGAATCCAGTATTTCCGCTTCCGTCAGGTTTTTATTGTTCATCAGTTCCAGGATTACGTCCAGGCCTGTTTCCTGTCCGTTCAGCACAAAGGTCCGCGATTTCCGTTTGGTGCTATCCGCCACTGAGTCGATACTTGCTACCGTATCCCTGTACATGAGAGAGTCCAGGCGGGCCAGTTGGTTCTCTACATTGGCAGGCAGCACCAGCTCTTCAGCCATGAGCAGGCTGTCGTTTTTGTCTTTAAGTTGTAAGCGTCTCTTTTTGGTTCCGTCCTCGCCATCCACAGAGTAACTAAGCTCTCCTTCTGCCGGCTCGGCGTAGTTTGCGTCAAGCGCTTTGAAGTCCCCATCTACCTGGCTCTGCGCATAAAAGGCCACTACAGTGAAAAATATGAGGCTTAAGACGAGGTACAGGCGCACCGGGTGCATATACGTTTTGCGTCTTCCGCTGATAAACTCACGCGTGAGTTTACCCGGATTGAACAAAAAGGGCAGGACCGAGCGGCCAAAGCGGCCATCCAGTGAAAAGTAGTTACTTATAAAATCACGCGCCAGTGTGCTGAAACTGACGTTATTATCTGTGTTTTCCTGGCCGCAGCGCGGGCAAAAGTTTGTGCTTCGATCTAGATCCAGCCCACAATTCAGGCAATGAGACGTTTTCCGGCGTCTTTTCATGTTAGTAGGGGGTAGGTGAAGAAGAGCCATGGCCAACACTGACGCTTCCCCGGGGTTCACTTTTCTCTGTAAGATTTTCTTCTAAATGATAAATATAAAAAAGAAATCATGCAGTTTTTCTATGCGGGCATTCATCTACTTTATTAAGGCCGTTTTACACCGCATGCCTTAATATGTATTTTTAGCGAAGTCATTGATAATGAACCAACATATCGACCTCAGACTAACGCAATGATACAGGTTTATGAATAAAAAATTACTGGTTACCGGCTTATTGGGAGTGCTTCTGGCCATGACCTGCCTTCCGGCAGATGCCCAGTTGCGGCGCCAGCAGAATACAACCGTCACCTATGAGGAGTTGTATGATGAACCTTATGAGATCAATAAGCTCTTCATCATGTTTCAGCCCCTGTATGGTGAGCTGTTTGCCACTAACGTTACGCTGGGTTTCGGACTGGAGGCTCAATATTACTGGGACGATAAGTTCGACTTCAGAGCGCATGGCCGTAAGAGCTACCACAGCAGCTTTGACTTTTACAGAGATGCCGCTCTAAAAAATGCAGATAACCTTAATACCCCCCAGGTATTCAATCTGTATGAGTTTGGTGCCACCTACCACATAGTGGATAAGGAAGTAGACGGCACCAGTAAGATGTTCCTGTATTCCAAAAGATACAAGGGCAGGAAGTGGGCCTCTATGGTACCCAAAAACACGGAAGAAATCCCCATGACCGTGCGCAAAGTGTACGGTGCCAGGTTGGGCGGATTATTCTATAATTCTGCTTTCGATATGAACCGCGTAACAGAGTCACAGGAGATCGGCCTCACCAGCGTAAGTGGCGAGCCCATCAATCCTGATGCTTCTATTTATGGAAATATCGATGTGAAAGGACTTTATGTAGGTGGTTCACTGGCTAACATCCGCAACTTTGCCGTAAAGCCGGACCGTAACTACAACGATATGGTAGACGACCTCATGTTCACCGCCTACCTTGATATACTTATTGCACCTTGGATAGAGGTGGAAGACATTTTTTATAACGATCAGCTGTATCCTGCCGATGAGGTCAAGACTAATATGCTTGGCTTTCGTTTAGGTATGGAAGGTAAGTTCAACCGGACATTCGGTTGGGCATACGGCGCCGAATTAGGTATGCGTCCCGGCCTTAATACCAAAGGCTTTTACGCACTGTTTAAGATCAGCTTCCCCGTTTACAGTACCAGTCTCGACTACTCCGTAGAGGCATTCGGTAAATAAAGATTTCAGGGTGTAGAATAAAATAGAGGGCTGTCTGCGTGAGCGGGCAGCCCTTGTGTTTTCAGGTCAGAGCTGTTTTCAGACCTCATTCTTATACTTTCCAGCCAGGTATTCCCGGCCCCTTTCCTGGTAGTGCTCAGCACTTCGGTGCAGGCGCTCCGTTGTCTTTTCCGGTAGCTGTTTTACTACCTTACCCGGTGTCCCCATCACCACCGAGTAGTCAGGTATCTCCATGCCCTCTGTCACTAAGGCATGCGCCCCTATGATGCAGTATTTGCCTACTTTTGCGTTATTCATTACCGTCGCCCGCATACCCACCAGCGTAAAGTCCCCGATAGTCGCTCCGTGAATAATGGCCGCGTGGCCTACAGTTACCCCTTCGCCTACATGCACAGGTACCCCAGGGTCTACATGCACCACCGCCAGGTCCTGAATGTTACTCCCTTTACCTATATGAATGCTGTCACTGTCCCCTCTTAGTACCGCACCAAACCACACGGAAGAGGACTCCTCCAGCTTCACATCTCCTATTACCGTGGCATTCGGAGCTATGTATACGTTATCTGCTTTTTTCATGAGCTATAGTTTCCTGTCTGGCGAAATATCGTATTTAATGTCGCACGCGCAAGTTTTTTAGTCATCTCTTCATACTTTTGACCTATCCGTCGCATCAAAATGTCATTTCAACATGGACCTTCTTATCAAGAATATTAGTCAGCTACTGCAAACCTACCGTCAGACGCCGCCCGCCCGGCTCTCCGGCTCACAGATGGCCGATGTGCCTTCCGTAGATAACGCCTGGCTGCTTATCCGGCAGGGGAAAATAGAGGACTGGGGCGAAATGAGTAACTGCCCTTCCTTCGAAGGCGAAGTAATTGATGCTACCGGCAGGCTGGTCTTTCCCGGTTTTGTCGATAGCCATACCCATATCGTATTTGCCGCACCCCGTGAGCAGGAGTTCGTAGACCGTATCCGCGGCCTTTCTTATGAAGAAATTGCGAAAAAAGGAGGCGGTATCCTCAATTCGGCAGGCAGGCTTCGTGAGACCAGCGAAGACGACCTGTTCCACTCTGCCATG
It contains:
- a CDS encoding gamma carbonic anhydrase family protein, whose translation is MKKADNVYIAPNATVIGDVKLEESSSVWFGAVLRGDSDSIHIGKGSNIQDLAVVHVDPGVPVHVGEGVTVGHAAIIHGATIGDFTLVGMRATVMNNAKVGKYCIIGAHALVTEGMEIPDYSVVMGTPGKVVKQLPEKTTERLHRSAEHYQERGREYLAGKYKNEV
- a CDS encoding lysophospholipase, encoding MSEPETISLSGPDGTPLYVRRWDPVGPVKAVLCIVHGLGDHSGRYTELAAYLNESGISVFAIDLHGHGNSGGKRGHIDSYQALLEDVEVLLKEARLAYLDAPLFLYGHSFGGGIVANFLQQHPSKELTGAIISSPWFRLAFEPPAWKLKLAQFTQQFIPSLTLSNELESQWISKEEEEMQRYEDDPLVHNRISARLFSLAFKNGLQVLKSESRINIPMLVVHGKEDQITDYHATAEFVKKYPDMVKFILIENGRHELHHDTEKARVMNEIGSFLHNEVAMREASGVSG
- a CDS encoding mechanosensitive ion channel family protein, producing the protein MITLLPRATSGVLTRALIVFMTLIVPLQALAFRQSGDEENKPEARLQTPYHTIKTHLDNLQEDAYHPEVAAEVFIQADSVNRTEKEAIALAVKLKHILDGSGTYIDTETIPKSPDYRDTLSNQNRYYLTDKFPDIYLQRYDNLWLFSEFTARRIDKIHEEVYPFGTAALLSLLPRLGHKRIMGLHLWQHIGILILVLLSFIIHKLLTLFFERVIVGLMHRFGYKRIASKYILPVAKPLSFLVIFLLLRLFIPLLLLPPIAGQYVILVLGAALPLFGTLVFYHLVDVFGAYLEKVADRTESTLDDQLVPLVRKALKAFVIIIGGLFILQNLNFDVTALIAGISIGGLAFALAAQETIKNFFGSLMIFVDKPFQIGDWITSGGEIDGTVEEVGFRSTRIRTFRNSVTSVPNGKLADMTIDNHGLRVYRRFYTRLNITYDTPPEVLQAFIDGLKKVVIDHPDTRKDFFEIHFNELGATSLEIMFYIFFAVPTWSEELICRHQILMEIVKLAETLGVRFAFPTQTLHIENLPGQKSLTPEYTETGEQLRTRLEEYLKARESQVGRDQ
- a CDS encoding DUF3667 domain-containing protein, with product MKRRRKTSHCLNCGLDLDRSTNFCPRCGQENTDNNVSFSTLARDFISNYFSLDGRFGRSVLPFLFNPGKLTREFISGRRKTYMHPVRLYLVLSLIFFTVVAFYAQSQVDGDFKALDANYAEPAEGELSYSVDGEDGTKKRRLQLKDKNDSLLMAEELVLPANVENQLARLDSLMYRDTVASIDSVADSTKRKSRTFVLNGQETGLDVILELMNNKNLTEAEILDSAGAKQGTTEYWLGKQAIRLNRAEGKQVLAAIMKNLPIMMFILMPVFALMLKVLYMRRDNLYIHHLVHAIHIHSFLYLALLLIVVVIWTSFLKQLLVPLLIIALLAYLFMSFYKVYRQGILKTFFKLGFLAFAYTTLLSFALLMETLISLALY